From Chloroflexaceae bacterium, the proteins below share one genomic window:
- a CDS encoding sulfatase — protein sequence MFQTENVPIMAGERYVARLDIVLLVLDTQRADRLSCYGYPQEISPALDALAARATLFTRAFSAAQWTMPSHASLFTGLYPHEHGLVQSRGVLPETLPTLAERLAAGGYATAAFCNNPLVGVVNNGLRRGFQSFLNYAGLLTSRPSQAGPRRGLIARYRQFFKRSLAALLGRIQDAFARSDVLLALSFTPLMVPLWQTALSFKGNTGRSLADAARLLIERRGLAPDQPAFVFINLMGTHAPYHPRPEHLARFGPHIQHDPAARRYLRRFNTDIYGWLAPLAAPLGPGDKATLDGVYNAEVAGQDEQVGRFLEGLRAAGRLERTLLIVCADHGDHLGEKQLVGHSFGAYNEVARVPLIIYHPTGDLPLGAVREEPVSLRRVFHTVLDAAGLASPEERRFSLAAASDPDGGVVLVEAQPPSNVVDMVRRHHPDLLRRNGYDQPCQAVISGDEKLIRFGDRHRALYNHRHDLEEQTDLYAILPERAEMLEETLDALVRRERRPASVAERPPADDPLVRRRLRDLGYLE from the coding sequence ATGTTCCAAACAGAGAACGTGCCGATCATGGCCGGGGAGCGATACGTGGCGCGTCTTGATATTGTGTTGCTTGTGCTTGATACCCAGCGTGCCGATCGGCTATCGTGCTACGGGTATCCCCAGGAGATCTCACCCGCGCTCGACGCGCTTGCGGCGCGCGCAACGCTCTTTACCCGCGCCTTCAGCGCCGCCCAGTGGACTATGCCCTCGCATGCCTCGCTCTTCACCGGTCTCTACCCCCACGAGCACGGGCTGGTCCAGAGCCGCGGGGTGCTGCCGGAGACGCTGCCAACGCTCGCCGAGCGGCTCGCCGCCGGCGGTTACGCCACCGCGGCCTTCTGCAACAATCCCCTGGTCGGCGTGGTAAACAACGGCCTGCGCCGCGGTTTCCAGAGCTTCCTTAACTACGCCGGTCTGCTGACCTCGCGCCCCAGCCAGGCCGGGCCGCGCCGCGGCCTGATTGCCCGCTACCGGCAGTTCTTCAAGCGTTCCCTGGCTGCCCTCCTTGGCCGCATCCAGGACGCCTTTGCCCGTTCGGACGTGCTGCTGGCCCTCTCGTTTACTCCGCTGATGGTGCCGCTGTGGCAGACGGCGCTGAGCTTCAAGGGCAACACCGGGCGCAGCCTGGCCGACGCGGCGCGCCTGCTCATCGAGCGGCGCGGATTGGCTCCTGATCAGCCGGCGTTTGTCTTCATCAACCTGATGGGCACGCACGCGCCGTACCATCCCCGGCCCGAACATCTGGCCCGCTTCGGGCCGCACATTCAGCACGATCCGGCCGCGCGCCGCTACCTGCGGCGCTTCAACACCGACATCTACGGCTGGCTCGCCCCCCTGGCCGCACCCCTCGGCCCCGGCGACAAGGCCACGCTCGATGGGGTCTACAATGCCGAGGTGGCCGGGCAGGACGAGCAGGTAGGACGCTTCCTCGAAGGACTGCGCGCCGCCGGGCGCCTGGAACGCACCCTGCTGATCGTCTGCGCCGACCACGGCGATCACCTGGGAGAAAAACAACTCGTCGGTCACTCCTTTGGGGCCTACAACGAAGTTGCGCGTGTGCCGCTGATCATCTACCATCCCACTGGCGATCTGCCCCTCGGCGCGGTGCGTGAAGAGCCGGTCTCTCTGCGCCGCGTGTTCCATACCGTCCTCGACGCCGCCGGCCTGGCCAGTCCCGAGGAACGGCGCTTCAGTCTCGCCGCCGCCAGCGACCCCGACGGGGGAGTGGTGCTGGTAGAGGCCCAACCGCCCTCGAATGTGGTTGACATGGTGCGCCGCCACCATCCCGACCTGCTACGGCGTAATGGCTACGATCAACCCTGCCAGGCCGTGATCAGCGGCGATGAGAAGTTGATCCGCTTCGGCGACCGCCACCGCGCCCTCTACAACCACCGGCACGACCTTGAGGAACAAACCGATCTCTACGCCATTCTCCCCGAACGGGCCGAAATGCTCGAAGAGACGCTGGACGCCCTCGTCCGCCGCGAACGGCGCCCGGCATCGGTGGCCGAACGCCCGCCCGCGGACGATCCCCTCGTGCGCAGGCGCCTGCGCGACCTGGGGTACCTTGAGTAA
- a CDS encoding acetyl-CoA C-acyltransferase family protein: protein MSSQREVVILSGVRTAIGTYGGALKDHPPTELGALVVREAVARAGVEPREIEHVVFGNIIHTDPHDMYVARVAAVKGGLPVETPALTLNRLCGSGLQAVVSAAQSILLGDIDAAIGGGAEVMSRSPYSSMAMRWGARMNDTKMVDMMVGALNDPFDDCHMGVTAENVAAKWGISREDQDALAVESHRRAAAAIDAGYFKSQIVPVEIKVKGGTQLFDTDEGVRRDTTLEKLAKLKPVFIKDGTVTAGNASSINDAAAAVVLMERSVAERRGYKPLARLVGYSHVGVEPKYMGIGPVPAVRRLLERTGVRLDEIDILEVNEAFAAQALAVMRDLDLNPEKTNPNGSGISLGHPIGATGCILTVKAVHELQRTGARYALVTMCIGGGQGIAALFERI from the coding sequence ATGAGCAGCCAGCGGGAGGTCGTCATCCTCAGCGGTGTTCGCACGGCAATCGGTACGTATGGAGGTGCGCTGAAGGATCATCCGCCCACGGAACTGGGCGCGCTGGTGGTTCGCGAGGCAGTGGCTCGCGCTGGAGTTGAGCCTCGTGAAATCGAACACGTCGTTTTCGGCAATATCATTCACACCGACCCCCACGATATGTACGTCGCCCGCGTCGCCGCGGTGAAGGGCGGCCTGCCGGTGGAAACGCCAGCGCTGACCCTCAACCGGCTCTGCGGCAGCGGGTTGCAGGCTGTTGTCTCGGCGGCCCAGTCCATCCTCCTGGGCGACATTGACGCAGCCATTGGCGGCGGCGCCGAGGTGATGAGCCGTTCCCCCTACAGCAGCATGGCCATGCGCTGGGGTGCGCGCATGAACGATACCAAGATGGTGGACATGATGGTCGGCGCGCTCAACGACCCCTTCGATGACTGCCATATGGGCGTGACCGCCGAGAATGTCGCTGCCAAGTGGGGCATTTCGCGTGAAGATCAGGACGCCCTGGCCGTCGAGAGCCACCGTCGCGCAGCAGCGGCCATTGACGCGGGCTACTTCAAGAGCCAGATTGTGCCGGTCGAAATCAAGGTAAAGGGCGGCACGCAACTGTTTGATACCGACGAAGGCGTTCGCCGCGATACCACGCTGGAGAAACTGGCCAAGCTGAAGCCGGTGTTCATCAAGGACGGCACGGTGACGGCCGGCAATGCCTCCAGCATCAACGACGCCGCCGCGGCGGTGGTGCTGATGGAGCGCAGCGTGGCCGAGCGGCGCGGCTATAAGCCGCTGGCGCGCCTGGTCGGCTACTCCCATGTGGGCGTCGAGCCGAAGTACATGGGCATCGGCCCTGTGCCGGCGGTGCGCCGCCTGCTGGAGCGCACCGGCGTGCGTCTGGACGAGATTGATATTCTCGAGGTGAACGAAGCCTTCGCCGCGCAGGCCCTGGCCGTGATGCGCGACCTCGACCTGAATCCTGAAAAGACCAATCCCAATGGCAGCGGCATCTCGCTCGGCCACCCGATCGGGGCGACCGGCTGCATCCTCACGGTCAAGGCCGTCCACGAATTGCAGCGCACCGGCGCGCGCTACGCGCTGGTGACAATGTGCATCGGCGGCGGCCAGGGCATCGCCGCGCTCTTTGAGCGGATCTAG
- a CDS encoding bifunctional sulfate adenylyltransferase/adenylylsulfate kinase, producing MPLIPPYGGTLKNLVVTGAERLRLLERARRLPAVQLSARTLCDLELLATGAFSPLDRFMGSADYRRVLAEMRLADGTLFPIPVVLRVPATPPIRPGDEITLADQRNNPVALMRVDEIYGWDRDEEALAVLGTTDPRHPLVAEMRGWGERCLAGPITVLDLPRTLDFAHLRLTPAQTRERLESLGYSQVVAFQTRNPLHRVHEELTKRAADAVGGALLIHPAVGMTRPGDVDHYSRVRGYQAVVERYYDPRRTLLSLIPLAMRMAGPREALWHAIIRRNYGASHFIVGRDHAGPGVDSQGRPFYGPLEAQELVARYADEIGVQMVPFEELVYLPDEDRYVEISAVPPGARVLSISGSQVREEYLARGRPLPAWFTRPETAAILAEVYPPRHRQGFCVWFTGLSGAGKSTIAEALLPLLLERGRQITLLDGDVVRMHLSKGLGFSREDRDANILRIGFVAAEVVRHGGVAVCAAVSPYRAARNEVRHMVGSDRFIEVFVDTSLAVCEQRDTKGLYARARRGELRGFTGIDDPYEPPIDPELRLTTEDTSPEDCARRIIALLEQRGFLRSTQALDMDDT from the coding sequence ATGCCCCTCATTCCCCCCTACGGCGGAACGCTGAAGAACCTGGTCGTGACCGGCGCGGAGCGGCTGCGTCTGCTGGAGCGGGCCCGGCGCCTGCCAGCAGTACAACTCTCGGCCCGCACCCTCTGCGACCTGGAGTTGCTCGCCACCGGCGCCTTTTCGCCCCTGGATCGCTTCATGGGGTCTGCTGATTATCGGCGTGTGCTAGCCGAGATGCGCCTCGCCGACGGGACGCTGTTCCCCATCCCCGTCGTCCTGCGCGTCCCGGCGACGCCGCCGATCCGTCCCGGCGACGAAATTACTCTCGCCGACCAGCGTAACAACCCGGTAGCCTTGATGCGCGTGGATGAGATCTATGGCTGGGACCGGGACGAAGAGGCCCTGGCCGTGCTGGGCACCACCGATCCGCGTCATCCCCTGGTGGCCGAAATGCGCGGCTGGGGCGAGCGCTGCCTGGCCGGGCCGATCACCGTGCTAGATCTGCCCCGCACCCTGGATTTCGCCCATCTGCGCCTCACCCCCGCCCAGACCCGCGAGCGGCTTGAGAGCCTGGGCTACAGCCAGGTCGTAGCCTTTCAGACCCGCAACCCCCTGCACCGCGTGCACGAAGAACTGACCAAGCGCGCCGCGGATGCCGTGGGCGGCGCGCTGCTGATCCACCCCGCCGTGGGTATGACCCGTCCTGGCGACGTGGACCACTACAGCCGCGTGCGCGGTTACCAGGCGGTGGTTGAACGCTACTACGACCCGCGGCGCACGCTGCTCAGTCTCATTCCTCTGGCGATGCGCATGGCCGGCCCGCGCGAGGCCCTCTGGCACGCCATCATCCGGCGCAACTACGGCGCCTCCCACTTCATTGTCGGGCGCGACCACGCCGGGCCGGGCGTTGACAGCCAGGGCCGCCCGTTCTACGGCCCTCTGGAGGCGCAGGAACTGGTGGCCCGCTATGCCGACGAGATCGGGGTGCAGATGGTGCCCTTCGAGGAACTGGTCTACCTGCCCGACGAGGACCGCTACGTTGAAATCAGCGCCGTTCCGCCCGGCGCGCGGGTGCTGAGCATTTCAGGGAGCCAGGTGCGCGAAGAGTACCTGGCCCGGGGTCGTCCCTTGCCGGCCTGGTTCACGCGGCCCGAAACGGCAGCCATCCTCGCCGAGGTCTACCCGCCGCGCCACCGGCAGGGCTTCTGCGTCTGGTTCACCGGCCTGAGCGGAGCCGGCAAGTCTACCATCGCCGAGGCCCTGCTGCCGCTGCTCCTCGAACGGGGCCGGCAGATCACCCTCCTCGATGGCGACGTGGTGCGGATGCATCTCTCAAAGGGTCTGGGTTTCTCGCGCGAGGACCGGGACGCGAACATCCTGCGGATCGGCTTTGTCGCCGCGGAAGTAGTGCGTCACGGCGGCGTGGCGGTCTGCGCCGCCGTCAGCCCCTACCGCGCCGCGCGCAACGAAGTGCGCCACATGGTCGGCTCTGATCGCTTCATCGAGGTATTTGTAGACACCTCCCTGGCCGTTTGCGAGCAGCGCGACACCAAGGGCCTCTACGCCAGAGCGCGGCGCGGCGAGTTGCGCGGCTTCACCGGCATTGATGATCCCTATGAGCCGCCGATAGACCCGGAACTGCGGCTGACTACCGAGGACACCTCGCCGGAAGACTGCGCCCGCCGGATTATCGCCCTGCTCGAACAGCGCGGGTTCTTACGTTCGACGCAGGCGCTGGATATGGACGACACGTAA
- a CDS encoding GNAT family N-acetyltransferase, which produces MAQRTDAVGSVAFLKDGRQVHIRPLHEEDRDALAAFGMSLSKNDLLYLEDDFTNPEIIACLINAARSENWRQLVAVADDGQIVAYAAAVRMPGWSHHVADIRLIVSPSWRRNGLGMHLAQAIVESAREMGAAKVSVDMLAAQTAGQAIFSRLGFAVEGQLVRHAIDRDGKLQDIVIMSAFVRV; this is translated from the coding sequence ATGGCCCAGCGCACCGATGCGGTAGGCAGCGTGGCGTTTTTGAAAGACGGCCGGCAGGTGCATATCCGGCCGTTGCATGAGGAGGACCGCGACGCGCTGGCGGCGTTCGGGATGAGCCTCTCGAAAAACGACCTGTTATACCTGGAGGACGATTTTACTAACCCCGAGATTATTGCCTGCCTCATTAACGCGGCCCGCTCCGAGAACTGGCGGCAGTTAGTCGCCGTCGCCGATGATGGCCAGATTGTGGCCTACGCCGCGGCGGTGCGGATGCCGGGCTGGTCGCACCATGTGGCCGATATTCGCCTGATTGTCTCTCCCTCCTGGCGGCGCAACGGTCTCGGGATGCATCTGGCCCAGGCCATCGTCGAGAGCGCTCGCGAAATGGGCGCTGCCAAAGTTTCAGTGGATATGCTCGCCGCGCAAACCGCCGGCCAGGCGATCTTCAGCCGTCTGGGCTTCGCCGTCGAAGGGCAGCTTGTGCGCCACGCCATTGATCGCGACGGCAAGCTGCAAGATATTGTGATTATGTCGGCCTTCGTGCGCGTCTAA
- a CDS encoding 3-oxoacyl-ACP reductase FabG, with protein sequence MGKLDGQIAIVTGAGKGIGRAIALALGAEGAKVAVNYLSSAAAAEEVAAMINGESGEDRAFAIKANVSDPVESRELVKKVLDRWGRLDIMVNNAGITRDRSIRKMTDEDWLEVIQTNLNAVFFCTTAAMQPMIEQKYGRIINISSMNGQTAAFGQANYGASKGGIIAFSKTAALELAKYNITVNVVAPGFTMTDMLAKVPENVQEQIKSRIPMGRFGKPEEIAKAVVFLAADGDYITGAQINVNGGAYM encoded by the coding sequence ATGGGCAAGCTTGACGGGCAAATCGCCATCGTGACCGGCGCAGGAAAGGGAATTGGCCGCGCCATCGCCCTGGCGCTCGGCGCTGAGGGCGCCAAAGTCGCCGTGAACTACCTGAGCAGCGCGGCAGCGGCCGAGGAAGTCGCCGCGATGATCAACGGCGAAAGCGGAGAGGACCGGGCGTTCGCGATCAAGGCTAATGTAAGCGATCCGGTCGAGTCCCGTGAGTTGGTCAAGAAGGTCCTGGATCGCTGGGGCCGTCTGGATATTATGGTCAACAACGCCGGCATCACCCGCGACCGCTCGATCCGCAAGATGACCGATGAAGACTGGCTGGAGGTGATCCAGACCAACCTCAACGCCGTGTTCTTCTGCACCACTGCGGCCATGCAGCCAATGATCGAGCAGAAGTACGGGCGCATCATTAATATCAGTTCGATGAACGGGCAAACCGCCGCCTTCGGCCAGGCCAACTACGGCGCCAGCAAGGGCGGCATTATCGCCTTCTCGAAGACCGCGGCTCTCGAACTGGCCAAATATAACATCACTGTCAATGTGGTCGCCCCGGGCTTTACCATGACCGACATGCTCGCCAAGGTGCCCGAAAACGTGCAGGAGCAGATCAAGTCGCGCATCCCCATGGGCCGCTTTGGCAAGCCCGAGGAGATCGCCAAGGCGGTGGTGTTCCTCGCCGCCGATGGCGATTACATCACCGGCGCCCAGATCAACGTCAACGGCGGCGCGTATATGTAG
- a CDS encoding alkaline phosphatase family protein produces MPTPRLLIIGLDCAEPALVERWRGDLPHLNALIERGVSGSLESCVPAITVPAWSCMLSGRDPGELGIYGFRNRADRGYGSMVVADGRAVRAPRLWDYLGNAGWRVAVIGVPGTYPPPAVNGVAVSCFLAPSLASAYTHPPELAQRVAEWLERPYLLDVPDFRSEDKPRILADIYTLCDQRFTLAQRLLAEDRPDLLMLVDMGTDRIHHAFWKHMDPAHPDFVPDSPFRNAIFDYYRHVDRRTGELLAACDAGTAVLVVSDHGARPLMGGFRLNQWLLEQGYLALREPSPAPVGFDPAAVDWARTRAWGAGGYYGRIFLNVRGREPQGIIAPADYEAERSALAAALTALAGPDGAPLGNRVFTPQQLYRKVRGVAPDLLLYVGDLAWRTIGTVGGAGLFTRENDTGPDDANHAQHGLFIFYDPARPGAGRRLDGVTIYDVLPTLLARYGIAAPGDLRGRVVAW; encoded by the coding sequence ATGCCCACGCCCCGTCTGCTGATAATCGGCCTGGACTGCGCCGAACCCGCGCTGGTGGAACGCTGGCGCGGCGACCTGCCCCATCTCAACGCCCTGATAGAGCGCGGCGTGTCCGGGAGTCTGGAGAGTTGCGTGCCAGCGATCACCGTTCCGGCCTGGAGCTGCATGCTCAGCGGGCGCGACCCGGGCGAACTGGGGATCTACGGCTTCCGCAACCGCGCCGATCGCGGCTACGGTTCCATGGTCGTGGCTGACGGGCGCGCCGTGCGCGCGCCACGCCTCTGGGATTACCTGGGTAATGCCGGCTGGCGCGTCGCCGTCATCGGCGTTCCCGGCACCTACCCGCCTCCCGCGGTGAACGGCGTCGCCGTCAGTTGCTTTCTCGCCCCTTCTCTCGCCAGCGCCTACACCCATCCGCCCGAACTGGCACAGCGCGTCGCTGAATGGCTGGAGCGGCCTTATCTGCTCGATGTGCCCGATTTTCGATCAGAAGATAAACCTCGAATCCTCGCCGATATCTACACCCTCTGCGACCAGCGCTTCACCCTCGCGCAGCGACTGCTGGCCGAAGACCGGCCCGATCTGCTGATGCTGGTGGATATGGGTACTGATCGCATCCATCACGCCTTCTGGAAGCACATGGACCCCGCCCACCCCGACTTTGTGCCCGATTCGCCCTTTCGGAACGCCATCTTTGACTACTACCGGCATGTGGACCGACGCACCGGCGAACTTCTTGCCGCCTGCGACGCCGGGACCGCCGTGCTGGTGGTCTCCGACCACGGCGCGCGCCCGTTGATGGGCGGCTTTCGCCTCAACCAGTGGCTGCTCGAACAGGGCTACCTGGCCCTGCGCGAGCCGTCCCCCGCGCCCGTTGGCTTCGACCCCGCCGCGGTAGACTGGGCGCGCACCCGCGCCTGGGGCGCCGGAGGCTACTACGGGCGGATCTTCCTCAATGTGCGCGGACGCGAACCGCAGGGGATCATCGCCCCTGCCGACTACGAAGCCGAACGGTCCGCCCTGGCCGCTGCGCTCACCGCTCTGGCCGGACCCGACGGCGCGCCGCTCGGCAACCGGGTCTTCACTCCGCAGCAACTGTACCGGAAGGTGCGCGGGGTCGCGCCCGATCTGCTGCTCTACGTCGGCGATCTGGCCTGGCGGACCATCGGCACGGTTGGAGGCGCGGGGTTGTTCACCCGCGAGAATGACACCGGTCCCGATGACGCCAACCACGCGCAGCATGGCCTGTTCATCTTCTACGACCCCGCCCGCCCCGGCGCTGGCCGGCGGCTTGACGGAGTGACCATCTATGATGTCCTGCCGACGCTGCTGGCGCGCTACGGGATCGCCGCTCCGGGTGACCTGCGCGGGCGCGTCGTGGCCTGGTGA
- a CDS encoding polyphosphate kinase 2 family protein, whose translation MAPLVYRVEPGSKVNLAAIDTRSNGGFERAAAETELDALTTEIDDLQELLYGAGAHSLLVIMQGMDTSGKDGTVRKVFSKVSPLGSYVYSFKAPTEEELAHDFLWRVHRFTPRRGLIGIFNRSHYEDVLVVRVRSLAPEPVWRARYRMINDFEHLLASNNTIILKFFLHISKEEQEERLLAREKDVARAWKLSAGDWREREYWDEYMAAYTEALERCSTSDAPWYIVPSDRKWFRNYAVARTVVETLRPYAKEWLAYLGKLGEQRLEELRAYRAEGGR comes from the coding sequence ATGGCGCCCCTTGTATACCGCGTAGAACCAGGCAGCAAGGTAAACCTGGCGGCGATTGATACACGTTCGAACGGCGGCTTCGAGCGGGCAGCCGCTGAGACGGAGCTGGACGCGCTTACAACCGAGATAGACGATCTGCAAGAACTGCTCTACGGCGCCGGCGCCCATAGCCTGCTGGTGATCATGCAGGGCATGGACACCAGCGGCAAAGACGGCACGGTGCGCAAGGTCTTCAGCAAGGTGTCGCCCCTGGGCAGCTACGTGTACAGCTTCAAGGCGCCTACCGAGGAGGAACTGGCGCACGACTTCCTCTGGCGCGTGCACCGTTTTACCCCGCGCCGGGGACTGATCGGCATCTTCAATCGCTCGCACTACGAAGATGTGCTGGTGGTGCGCGTTCGCAGTCTGGCGCCCGAGCCGGTCTGGCGGGCGCGCTACCGCATGATTAACGACTTTGAGCATCTGCTGGCCAGCAACAATACGATCATCTTAAAGTTCTTCCTCCACATCAGCAAAGAGGAGCAAGAAGAGCGCCTCCTGGCGCGTGAAAAGGACGTAGCCAGGGCCTGGAAGCTGTCGGCGGGCGACTGGCGCGAACGCGAGTATTGGGACGAATACATGGCCGCCTACACTGAGGCCCTGGAGCGGTGCAGCACCAGCGACGCGCCCTGGTACATCGTGCCGTCGGATCGCAAGTGGTTCCGCAACTACGCCGTGGCGCGCACGGTGGTCGAGACCCTGCGGCCCTACGCGAAAGAGTGGCTGGCCTACCTGGGCAAGCTGGGCGAACAACGCCTGGAGGAGTTGCGCGCCTACCGGGCGGAGGGGGGAAGGTGA
- a CDS encoding glycosyltransferase family 4 protein, with protein sequence MPQTLRILICAAQVPFVRGGAEYLVEGLREALATRGHAVDIVALPYQWHPVERIPESALAWRMLDISHANGQPVDLVIATKFPSYLVRHPNKVVWLVHQHRQAYDWYGTPLSDFANTPEHRQVRDAIIRMDRAGLGECRARYSISRNVSARLRRFNGLESTPLYPPSRYAHLLRAGPYGDYILAVARLDRAKRLDLLLEAAARMRLAAPLILAGTGPDRERLERLASDLDLGARVKFLGFVGDAELVELYAGARAVFYAPVDEDYGFATVEAFGAARPVVTTSDAGGVLEFVEDGVNGLVRPPDPVALAEALDRLAADAALAERLGRAGRPKVAGITWERVVAALVGA encoded by the coding sequence ATGCCCCAAACCCTACGCATCCTCATCTGCGCCGCCCAGGTGCCATTTGTCCGCGGCGGAGCCGAATACCTGGTGGAAGGGCTGCGCGAGGCCCTGGCGACCCGCGGTCACGCGGTTGACATAGTGGCCCTGCCCTACCAGTGGCATCCCGTCGAGCGCATCCCTGAGAGCGCGCTGGCCTGGCGCATGCTCGACATCAGCCACGCCAACGGCCAGCCGGTGGACCTGGTGATTGCCACCAAGTTCCCCTCGTACCTGGTGCGCCACCCGAACAAGGTCGTCTGGCTGGTGCACCAGCACCGTCAGGCCTACGACTGGTACGGCACCCCTCTGAGCGATTTCGCCAACACCCCCGAACACCGGCAGGTGCGCGACGCGATTATCCGTATGGACCGCGCCGGCCTTGGCGAGTGCCGGGCGCGCTACAGCATCTCGCGCAACGTCAGCGCGCGGCTGCGGCGCTTTAACGGCCTGGAGAGCACGCCGCTCTACCCGCCGAGTCGCTACGCCCACCTGTTGCGGGCCGGTCCCTATGGCGACTACATCCTCGCTGTCGCGCGCCTCGACCGCGCCAAGCGCCTGGACCTGCTGCTGGAAGCCGCGGCGCGCATGCGCCTTGCGGCGCCCCTGATCCTCGCCGGAACCGGACCCGACCGCGAGCGCCTGGAGCGGCTGGCCTCCGATCTGGATCTTGGCGCGCGGGTGAAGTTCCTGGGGTTTGTCGGCGACGCCGAACTGGTGGAGTTGTACGCCGGGGCGCGGGCGGTGTTCTACGCGCCGGTTGACGAAGACTACGGCTTCGCCACCGTCGAAGCCTTCGGTGCAGCGCGCCCTGTGGTGACCACCAGTGATGCCGGAGGGGTGCTTGAGTTCGTCGAGGACGGAGTCAACGGCCTGGTTCGCCCGCCCGACCCCGTGGCGCTGGCGGAGGCCCTGGATCGGCTGGCCGCCGATGCGGCCCTGGCCGAGCGTCTGGGCCGCGCCGGGCGCCCGAAGGTGGCCGGCATCACCTGGGAGCGGGTGGTGGCGGCCCTGGTGGGGGCATAA
- the lgt gene encoding prolipoprotein diacylglyceryl transferase — MYPPVDPILIQIGPLAIRWYGVLMIAGVFAATAVAARYVAWKGENPDNVWDMLLWVLIPGLIGARLYYVFIQSPRGPDGLERYLADPWSIVRVWEGGLHIFGGFLFGAAALLIYARVRGLNLPIYLDGAGLGLPLGQAIARNANFINQELYGPPTTLPWGLRIDPQHRIPPYNDLNAYPESVRFHPLFLYEVLWNLVGFALLLWIARRFADRLKPGDLALLYLIWYPLGRFFIEFLRTDSWFFPGTPFNVVHVLSALAILLAGGFLVYRHRAALSEETPGRASAS; from the coding sequence ATGTACCCGCCTGTTGATCCAATTCTGATCCAGATTGGCCCCCTGGCCATACGCTGGTACGGCGTACTGATGATCGCCGGCGTCTTTGCCGCGACCGCCGTGGCCGCGCGCTATGTGGCCTGGAAAGGCGAAAACCCCGATAATGTGTGGGACATGCTCCTCTGGGTGCTGATCCCTGGTCTGATCGGGGCGCGTCTGTACTACGTGTTCATCCAGTCCCCCCGCGGGCCGGACGGCCTTGAACGCTACCTGGCCGATCCCTGGTCGATTGTGCGAGTCTGGGAAGGGGGGCTGCACATCTTCGGCGGCTTTCTCTTCGGCGCTGCGGCGCTGCTGATCTACGCGCGGGTGCGCGGGTTGAATCTGCCGATCTACCTCGACGGCGCCGGCCTCGGTTTGCCTCTGGGGCAGGCTATCGCCCGCAACGCCAATTTCATCAACCAGGAGTTGTATGGCCCTCCCACTACTCTGCCCTGGGGTCTGCGCATCGATCCGCAACACCGCATTCCGCCCTACAACGACCTGAACGCCTACCCGGAGAGCGTGCGCTTCCATCCCCTCTTTCTCTACGAGGTGCTCTGGAACCTGGTTGGCTTCGCCCTGTTGCTGTGGATCGCCCGGCGCTTCGCTGATCGCCTCAAGCCCGGCGATCTGGCGCTGCTGTATTTGATCTGGTATCCTCTGGGGCGCTTCTTTATCGAGTTTCTGCGCACCGACTCCTGGTTCTTCCCCGGCACACCTTTCAATGTGGTCCACGTGCTCTCCGCGCTGGCGATACTGCTGGCTGGCGGATTCCTGGTCTACCGCCATCGCGCCGCTCTCTCCGAAGAGACGCCCGGGCGCGCCAGCGCCTCGTAG